A genome region from Cucurbita pepo subsp. pepo cultivar mu-cu-16 chromosome LG02, ASM280686v2, whole genome shotgun sequence includes the following:
- the LOC111787517 gene encoding nudC domain-containing protein 2-like isoform X1: protein MAEKLAPEKRHSFLHNGQEVFEWDQTLEEVNIYINLPPNVHSKQFYCKIQSRHVELGIKGNPPYLDHELTCPVKTDSSFWTLEDGIMHITLQKRDKGQTWASPIQGQGQLDPYSTDLEQKRLMLQRFQEEFLCRTLDLTSHKLSFRATVPIQGPSWVEFTQINNYSLWHL from the exons ATGGCGGAGAAATTGGCTCCAGAAAAGCGCCATAGCTTTCTCCACAACG gTCAGGAAGTGTTTGAATGGGATCAGACTCTGGAGGAggttaatatttatattaatttgcCTCCGAATGTTCATTCGAAGCAATTCTACTGCAAGATTCAGTCTAGACATGTCGAGCTTGGGATTAAGGGGAATCCTCCTTATCTCGAT CACGAACTTACTTGCCCTGTGAAGACGGATTCGTCTTTCTGGACGCTAG AGGATGGCATAATGCACATTACACTGCAGAAGAGGGACAAGGGTCAGACATGGGCTTCTCCCATACAGGGTCAGGGTCAACTTGATCCTTACTCCACTGATCTTGAGCAGAAGCGTCTTATGCTCCAAAGGTTTCAAGAGGAg TTCCTTTGCAGAACCCTGGATTTGACTTCTCACAAGCTCAGTTTTCGGGCAACTGTCCCGATCCAAGGACCTTCATGGGTGGAATTCACTCAGATTAACAACTATAGTTTGTGGCATTTATAA
- the LOC111787517 gene encoding nudC domain-containing protein 2-like isoform X2 — MAEKLAPEKRHSFLHNGQEVFEWDQTLEEVNIYINLPPNVHSKQFYCKIQSRHVELGIKGNPPYLDHELTCPVKTDSSFWTLEDGIMHITLQKRDKGQTWASPIQGQGQLDPYSTDLEQKRLMLQRFQEENPGFDFSQAQFSGNCPDPRTFMGGIHSD, encoded by the exons ATGGCGGAGAAATTGGCTCCAGAAAAGCGCCATAGCTTTCTCCACAACG gTCAGGAAGTGTTTGAATGGGATCAGACTCTGGAGGAggttaatatttatattaatttgcCTCCGAATGTTCATTCGAAGCAATTCTACTGCAAGATTCAGTCTAGACATGTCGAGCTTGGGATTAAGGGGAATCCTCCTTATCTCGAT CACGAACTTACTTGCCCTGTGAAGACGGATTCGTCTTTCTGGACGCTAG AGGATGGCATAATGCACATTACACTGCAGAAGAGGGACAAGGGTCAGACATGGGCTTCTCCCATACAGGGTCAGGGTCAACTTGATCCTTACTCCACTGATCTTGAGCAGAAGCGTCTTATGCTCCAAAGGTTTCAAGAGGAg AACCCTGGATTTGACTTCTCACAAGCTCAGTTTTCGGGCAACTGTCCCGATCCAAGGACCTTCATGGGTGGAATTCACTCAGATTAA
- the LOC111787516 gene encoding inositol 3-kinase-like isoform X2, with the protein MVSDTKDPPPNFPPRALIVGNFCHDILIRDAHVVTESLGGAASFISTVFEGLSVTYLTVSKVGEDFAYSTNQSPIVVGNSKTTTFRAFFDSSIAGDGHGDRILKRVSACAPILPSDLPDFRFEFGMAVGVGGEVLPETLERMIEICDVVFVDIQSLIRVFDEIDGTVQHVNLKESGFFHMLPRIGLLKASAEEAPFMDVEEVKKLCPVVVTNGKEGCKLYSNGGVLQIAPFTATQLDPTGAGDSFLGGFAAGFTAGLTVPDAALLGNLFGSLTVAQIGLPHFESRILQRIKDEVDRRKLQFIDSLSPGENELIHRMPEGHEQFHKSLGTVRSECQLNLPASHRAVEQVNGLT; encoded by the exons ATGGTGAGCGATACCAAAGACCCACCTCCCAATTTTCCTCCTCGTGCTCTGATTGTCGGCAATTTCTGCCATGATATCCTTATTCGCGATGCCCATGTCGTCACCGAGTCTCTCGGCGGCGCCGCCTCGTTCATTTCCACGGTCTTTGAAGGCCTATCGGTTACCTATCTCACTGTTTCCAAGGTGGGGGAAGATTTCGCCTATTCGACTAACCAGAGTCCGATTGTTGTCGGGAATTCGAAGACGACGACGTTTCGTGCGTTTTTCGACTCTTCAATCGCCGGCGATGGCCATGGAGATCGGATTCTGAAAAGGGTTTCCGCCTGTGCTCCGATTTTGCCTTCAGATCTTCCTGattttagatttgaatttggaaTGGCGGTTGGGGTTGGTGGGGAGGTTCTCCCTGAGACGCTTGAACGGATGATTGAGATTTGTGATGTTGTGTTTGTTGATATTCAGTCTTTGATTCGAGtttttgatgaaattgatgGGACTGTGCAGCATGTGAATCTGAAAGAGAGTGGGTTCTTCCATATGTTGCCTCGAATTGGATTGTTAAAAGCTTCTGCTGAAGAGGCTCCGTTTATGGATGTTGAAGAGGTCAAGAAGCTTTGCCCTGTTGTTGTGACGAATGGGAAAGAAGGGTGTAAGTTATATTCGAACGGCGGCGTGTTGCAGATTGCTCCGTTTACAGCAACTCAGCTCGATCCCACCGGCGCCGGTGACAGTTTCTTGGGTGGCTTTGCCGCGGGTTTCACGGCTGGATTGACTGTGCCGGATGCTGCATTGCTTGGGAATTTGTTTGGATCTCTTACCGTCGCCCAAATTGGCCTGCCCCATTTTGAGTCCAGAATTTTGCAG AGAATTAAGGACGAGGTAGACAGAAGAAAGCTGCAGTTCATCGACTCGTTGTCTCCGGGAGAGAACGAGTTGATCCATCGGATGCCAGAAG GACACGAACAGTTCCACAAA
- the LOC111787516 gene encoding inositol 3-kinase-like isoform X1: protein MVSDTKDPPPNFPPRALIVGNFCHDILIRDAHVVTESLGGAASFISTVFEGLSVTYLTVSKVGEDFAYSTNQSPIVVGNSKTTTFRAFFDSSIAGDGHGDRILKRVSACAPILPSDLPDFRFEFGMAVGVGGEVLPETLERMIEICDVVFVDIQSLIRVFDEIDGTVQHVNLKESGFFHMLPRIGLLKASAEEAPFMDVEEVKKLCPVVVTNGKEGCKLYSNGGVLQIAPFTATQLDPTGAGDSFLGGFAAGFTAGLTVPDAALLGNLFGSLTVAQIGLPHFESRILQRIKDEVDRRKLQFIDSLSPGENELIHRMPEGHEQFHKSLGTVRSECQLNLPASHRAVEQVNGLT from the exons ATGGTGAGCGATACCAAAGACCCACCTCCCAATTTTCCTCCTCGTGCTCTGATTGTCGGCAATTTCTGCCATGATATCCTTATTCGCGATGCCCATGTCGTCACCGAGTCTCTCGGCGGCGCCGCCTCGTTCATTTCCACGGTCTTTGAAGGCCTATCGGTTACCTATCTCACTGTTTCCAAGGTGGGGGAAGATTTCGCCTATTCGACTAACCAGAGTCCGATTGTTGTCGGGAATTCGAAGACGACGACGTTTCGTGCGTTTTTCGACTCTTCAATCGCCGGCGATGGCCATGGAGATCGGATTCTGAAAAGGGTTTCCGCCTGTGCTCCGATTTTGCCTTCAGATCTTCCTGattttagatttgaatttggaaTGGCGGTTGGGGTTGGTGGGGAGGTTCTCCCTGAGACGCTTGAACGGATGATTGAGATTTGTGATGTTGTGTTTGTTGATATTCAGTCTTTGATTCGAGtttttgatgaaattgatgGGACTGTGCAGCATGTGAATCTGAAAGAGAGTGGGTTCTTCCATATGTTGCCTCGAATTGGATTGTTAAAAGCTTCTGCTGAAGAGGCTCCGTTTATGGATGTTGAAGAGGTCAAGAAGCTTTGCCCTGTTGTTGTGACGAATGGGAAAGAAGGGTGTAAGTTATATTCGAACGGCGGCGTGTTGCAGATTGCTCCGTTTACAGCAACTCAGCTCGATCCCACCGGCGCCGGTGACAGTTTCTTGGGTGGCTTTGCCGCGGGTTTCACGGCTGGATTGACTGTGCCGGATGCTGCATTGCTTGGGAATTTGTTTGGATCTCTTACCGTCGCCCAAATTGGCCTGCCCCATTTTGAGTCCAGAATTTTGCAG AGAATTAAGGACGAGGTAGACAGAAGAAAGCTGCAGTTCATCGACTCGTTGTCTCCGGGAGAGAACGAGTTGATCCATCGGATGCCAGAAGGACACGAACAGTTCCACAAATCTCTCGGAACGGTCAGATCAGAATGCCAATTGAATCTGCCAGCTTCTCACAGAGCAGTGGAGCAAGTGAATGGGCTAACTTAA